The Alnus glutinosa chromosome 7, dhAlnGlut1.1, whole genome shotgun sequence genome includes a region encoding these proteins:
- the LOC133873385 gene encoding uncharacterized protein LOC133873385: protein MARDELVQTLTVVRQIWLRRNRFLFENFLLSPSLVLEIVQSTFVAFKEANATMEEEDSGLGRVRVRISAHAKRELLDFLGMQEGVLLVRYLGVPLISKRLTAGDCDALVSKITARIDSWLARNLSFAGRLQLLYSVLLSLQVYWTKVFILPKKIIHMLEQKFNRFLWMGKDSKAHAKVA from the exons ATGGCCAGGGATGAATTAGTTCAAACTCTTACTGTGGTGAGGCAGATTTGGCTGAGAAGGAATCgctttctttttgaaaatttcttatTGTCTCCTTCACTAGTGCTGGAAATAGTGCAGTCCACGTTTGTTGCTTTTAAAGAGGCCAATGCCACTATGGAAGAGGAAGATTCAGGGCTTGGTCGTGTAAGGGTTAG GATTTCTGCTCATGCCAAGAGGGAGTTGTTGGATTTTCTGGGCATGCAGGAAGGTGTTCTCCTGGTTCGATACTTGGGTGTTCCCCTTATTTCTAAAAGGTTAACAGCAGGTGATTGTGATGCTTTGGTGTCCAAGATTACTGCTAGGATTGATTCCTGGTTAGCCAGAAACTTATCCTTTGCTGGGAGGTTACAACTGTTGTATTCTGTTCTTCTTAGTTTGCAGGTGTATTGGACTAAGGTGTTTATTCTTCCTAAGAAAATTATTCATATGCTGGAACAAAAATTCAATAGGTTCTTGTGGATGGGTAAGGATTCCAAAGCTCATGCCAAAGTTGCTTAG